In Thermocrinis jamiesonii, the genomic stretch CAAGCTCTTTAACCTTGTTTTTCGCATAATCTACTGCCTCTTGGCTTATGTCTATTGCGTATACTTTGCCTTGGTCTTGGACTAACTTTGAAATATAAGGTAGATAAAAACCTGCTCCAGTTCCCACGTCAAGAACTACCATGCCGGGCTTAAGGCTAAAGGTTTTTAGAACCTTTTCCGGATCAAAAAGATTGAGTCTTTCTGGATCATCAAGCTTTTTTAGTTTTTCTGGATCAAACTTGTGCATGGGTAAAATTATACCTTATGAGGATAAAGCTTAGGTTGTATGAAATAAAAGACATAGATGAACTTGTATTCAAGCTATCTGGCATTGGTGTAAGCGTGGGGGATATATACAAACAGTTAGAAAAAGGAAGGGCAGATTTAGAAATAGCCATAGATGAAAGCCAACTATCCAAAGTAAAATCCGCCATAGGAGACCTCTGCCAGTTTGAAGTTTTACAAACAAAGGAGAGTATTAACGCTGTGCCCTTTTTTCTGCTTGCAATACTTTGGCTGGACAGCACCTTTTTATACTTTTTGCTTAAGTTTTCCTTTCTTTCTCAGGACTTTAGCTATTTTTTAAGATCCATTTTTGGGTCCAGCAAGCTTGCAGAGATTTTTAAAAATCTAATAAGCCTTTTGGCTATAGTTGTTTATTACTTGGGCTTTATCCTTACTCAAGGCACTACGCCTGTGGGAAAGCTTTTTAACTTGAAGATAGAAAAGGATCATAAATACTTTATCTTACTTTTTAGCCTTCCACTGGTTGCCTTTGGACTTCTTCAATTTGGTCAAACTTTTATGAAGCTCTTGGGGCTGTTTATTTTAAGCCTTTGTTTGGTTCTTCCCTTCTACTTTAAAAGTTCTGTGAAACGTTTGTGAAACATCTTGATTTTTCCCAAAGCTTGCATAGAATTTAACATAACCCAGAGGGACCGGTCCCGAAGGGAAAAACTTTAAGGGAGGTTTTAGCCATGAGACAGCAGAAAGGTTTTACCCTCATTGAACTGCTGGTAGTCATCGCCATCATAGCCATCTTGGCATCCTTGGCAATACCGCAGTATATAAACTATCAAAAGAAAGCTAGGGTAAGCTCTTACGCAGAGCCAATAGCAAGAGGTTGTATTATGGATATTGCGTCTTGGTGTATGGAGAATCCTGGCACAAATGTTGATTTTAACAAAATCAAAAATTGTGGAAATGGCACTACAACTACTATTCCTACAGCTGGAGGAGATGTTACTCTAAAGCGTCCGGGAAATGTATCATGTGACGCCAATGGATATGCTGATGCCACAGTAAATGCAACCCTTAGTACCGCATCAGGTTTCGTTGCAAAGTGCTTCACTGCAAACCAATCCATCAAGTGCACTGTAGAGCAAGAATAACTCTTATAGCTATGCCTTTTTTTAACTCCTCCCCCCGCAAGGGGGGTTTTACTTTAATAGAGCTTTTGGTGGTCATTGCGATAATTGCTGTGCTTGCATCTATAGCCATTCCTCAGTATTTGAACTACACAAAAAGGGCTCATCTTTCTTCCTATGTTCTTCCAATGGCAAGAGCTTGCATGGCTGATATTGCCTCTTACTGTTCGGCAAATAATCCAAGCTCAGGGACGGAAACTTACTCTGTAATTGGAAACTCTACCTTCCCTAACTGCGTCGCAAACTACACCACCCCCGTAGGTATGGTAACTGTGTCCGTAGAAGAAAACCCAGTTTGTAACAGTTCAGGAGAGCTTACTGCGGGAAGAATAGTAGCCTACTTTTCTCCAGACGGGCAAAAGGTTGTGTGCAAGGTTGATGTAAAGCCTTTCAAATGCTACATAGAATAAACTGGGCTTTGGTTTTTGCTCTCGCTCTCTCTTTTGCTTTTTCCCTTTTGCCTCACCTTCTTGATATAAGGCAATTCTTCAAACATCAGGAAACTTTCTTTCTTGATGGAAAACCTTTTATACAAAATCCGGATGGTTATTTTTTTGGCAGGCTTGCCAAAGCTTTTGCAGAAGGTGTTCCCATAGAAGAAGATCCGCTTAGAAACTTTCCGGAAGATGGAATTAAATACAGATATACACCCCTTATTAGCGTAATATACGGCTTTTTGATGAAGATGACCGGTCTTCCCTTAGAGTGGGTTGGCTTTTGGTTTTCTCCGATCCTTGGAAGTCTTTTTGTGGTTCCTCTCGTTCTTCTTTGGCACAAGGTTGGTAATCTTTGGATAGGCTTTGCTGGTGCAGTCATCACTGCCTTATCTTCTGCTTACCTTATGAGGGTTTTTGTGCTGGATATAGATACAGATAGCTTAAATCTTTTCTTTATCTTTTCCGTTGCTCTATTTTTGTGGCTTGCTTACCAAAACAAAAACCACTGGAAGGGATACGCCTATTACAGCCTTGCACTGCTTTTTAGCTTTCTGTTTTATTGGTGGTATGCCCATCCTGAGTTTTTCGTCCTTTCCTTTTTAGGTTTTTGGCTTTTGACCTTTAAAAGCAGTAGATTTTTCCTTTTTT encodes the following:
- a CDS encoding type IV pilin protein, with amino-acid sequence MPFFNSSPRKGGFTLIELLVVIAIIAVLASIAIPQYLNYTKRAHLSSYVLPMARACMADIASYCSANNPSSGTETYSVIGNSTFPNCVANYTTPVGMVTVSVEENPVCNSSGELTAGRIVAYFSPDGQKVVCKVDVKPFKCYIE
- a CDS encoding type IV pilin protein, with the protein product MRQQKGFTLIELLVVIAIIAILASLAIPQYINYQKKARVSSYAEPIARGCIMDIASWCMENPGTNVDFNKIKNCGNGTTTTIPTAGGDVTLKRPGNVSCDANGYADATVNATLSTASGFVAKCFTANQSIKCTVEQE